The DNA region TTCGTCTTCACTCGCACTCTTCGAAACGCCTAATATTGCGTAATAATCTTTAGCCATGCTTATTCAGCTTTTGGTTCTTCTGGTTCGGTTTTTGCAGATTCTGTTTGTTCTCCTTCGCTAGTTGGAGGAACTTCTGCTTCTGGACGGTCTTGATAGAGCGCAGCACCGACTTTTTGGGCTTCGGTGGCGAGTTCGTCAGCGGCTTTTTTTGATCGCTTCGATATCGTCGCCGTCTTTAATTGCTTTTAATGCCTCCATCTTTTCTTCAACAACTTTTTTGTCTTCTTCTTTGGCTTTGTCACCTGCATCTTTCAACATTTTTTCTGTTGTATAGATCATGGTTTCTGCCATGTTTTTTACTTCTACCGATTCGCGACGTTTTTGTCTTCTTCGGCATGCGCTTCGGCGTCTTTCTTCATGCGTTCGACTTCTTCTTTATCAAGGTTTGTCGAAGCGGTGATGGTGATTGCCTGTTCTTTGTTTGTGCCTTTGTCTTTGGCTTTAACATTTAAGATACCGTTCGCATCAATATCAAAGGTCACTTCGATTTGAGGAACACCACGTGGTGCTGGTGGGATATCCGAAAGCGTAAAGCGACCGAGGATTTATTATCAGCTGCCATATCGCGCTCACCCTGAAGTACATGGATTTCTACTGATGGCTGGCTGATTATCAGCGGCCGTTGAGAAGGTTTGTGATTTTGACGTTGGAATCGTTGTGTTACGTTCAATCACTTTTGTCATCACGCTCCCCATGGTTTCGATACCAAGCGAAAGTGGTGCTACATCAAGCAAAAGAACTTCTCCCTTAATATCACCCTGCATATTACCGGCCTGAATCGCAGCACCAACAGCAACAACCTCATCTGGGTTTACCGTAGCGTTTGGTTTTTTGCCAAAGAATTTTTCTACGGATTGTTGCACAAGTGGCATACGCGTCATACCACCAACAAGAATCACTTCGTTGATATCGGATGCGCTAAGACCTGCGTCTGCAAGCGCTTTCTTACAAGGGATAAGAGATTTTTCGACAAGATCACCAACGATTTGCTCAAGTTTTGAGCGTGATAGCTTAATCATCAAGTGCTTTGGTACACCATTGTCACTTGTGATAAATGGTTGATTGATTTCTGTCTCCATTGAGCTTGAGAGCTCGATTTTTGCTTTTTCTGCCGCATCTTTAATACGTTGTAAAGCGAGATTGTCTTTACCCAAATCAATACCTTCGGATTTTTTAAATTCATCAACAATCCACTCAATAATGCGTTGATCAAAGTCATCACCACCAAGATGTGTGTCACCATTGGTTGCACGAACTTCGATGGTGTTTTGTTCTGTCGAAGCATCATAGGCAACCTCGAGAACGGAGACATCAAAGGTACCACCACCGAGATCGTAGACAACGATCTTTTCGTCTTTTTTGCGATCAAAACCGTATGCAAGAGCGGCGGCTGTTGGCTCGTTGATAATACGACGTACATTTAAGCCAGCGATTTCACCAGCGATTTTTGTTGCTTGGCGTTGTGAGTCATCAAAATATGCCGGTACGGTAATGACCGCTTCGGTGATCTTTTCGCCAATACGTGCTTCTGCATCCGCTTTGAGTTTTTGTAAAACCATGGCCGAGATTTCTTCTGGCGCATAGTCTTTATCACCCATGGTAATACGTGGGCTATCGTCTTTTTTAGTGACTTTAAACGGAAACCATTTGAGATCACGTTGTACGGCCTCATCATCATATCGTCGACCAATCAAGCGCTTCGCAGAAAAAATCGTGTTTTCTGGATTTACGACACCCTGGCGTTTTGCTACCTGACCAACCAAGCGTTCGCCGCCTTTTGTGACAGCAACAACGGATGGTGTAGTGCGTGCGCCTTCGGCGTTTTCGAGTACTTTTGGTTGACCGCCTTCGATAACCACCATACAGGAGTTGGTAGTACCGAGATCAATTCCGAGAATTTTTGACATAGGTTTGAATAGTTATGAAATTAGTTTTTCTTTACATCAATTTTTATTGACTTGGATTCTTGTAGAAGTTTTGGAACCGTTACCTTGAGAATACCGTTTTCAAAGCTTGCTTCGGCATTTTCATGTTGTGCTTGTGCCGGAAGGGCGATTTGCCGAAACACCATCCCTTGGCGCACTTCTTTGCGATAGTAGTTTTTGTCTTCGACTTCGGTTTTGCGTTCGGTTGTTCCTTTGATCGTGAGGATGCCGTTGTCGACCGTCACCTCAATCTTGCCTGGATCAACACCAGGAACTGGTGTTTCTACGACAATGGTATGTTCTGTTTCGTACATATCAACAGGAGGAACAATGCCGACTCCCTGAGCTGTTTGTAATGAGCGCATCTCATCGAGGGCTTTATCCATACCCTCAAATGGCTCAAAAAATGGGGACCATTTGATTAATGACATAGTTATTTTGCGATAATGACCTTAGCAGGACGTAGAACTTTACCATTCAACATCCAACCATCTTGAGTAATGCGGATGATTTCGCCAGAAGCGACATCTTTGCTTTCTTCGGTACCTACAGCTTCGTGGCGCTGAGGATCAAAGACTTTGTCCGCTTCAATGAGTGAAAGACCCGTTGATTGCATGACATGCTCCCAATTGGTCCAAACGGCTTTTACACCAATCAACCAATTTTCCCATTGCTTTTTCTGTTCATCGTCAAGCGATTCAGTAGAAGGTTGATATTTAAGAACCATAGCGTACTGATCGATAGCTGGAAGCAATTCTTCGAGCAAGCGTTCATTGGCGTATTTTACAAATTGACCTTTTTCTTTGTCTGCTTCACGTTTTAAATTTTGATAATCTGCTTGAGCACGTTTCCATCCATCGAGATATTCTTCACATTTTTCACACTTAGCTTCGTCTGTCATCCCGACCGACGACGCAGGAGGAGTGAAGGGATCAATTTCTGGATCTTGTGGGTGTTCGTTTTGTTGTTCTTCCATAGTGGTTATTAAGATAAGGCTTCTATAGCGGCGATCATATGTGAGAGTGCTTCTTGATAGTCCATACGTAATGGACCAAGAATACCGATAAGTCCTTGCGGACTGCTGGCAACGACGACACTAGAAGCGGGACCAAATGGACAATCTTTTCCGATAAACCATTGTGGTTGCTCAAAGGTGGTACGTCGTAGAGATCCGAGTGTCTGATCAAGATGATCAAGTAACTCCGTCATCGAAACAACGCGTTGCCAATGGCGAAATTCTGGTTGTGCAAAAAGCTGTGATAGACCGGTGTAATACGTATCAGCTTCGTGAAGCGCGACAATCGAGGCAAGCCCCAGACTATCCGCCACCTCTCGAGCGACAAGCTTTATGCGCCGATCTTCATCTAGTGACGCTGCCTGCGATAAGCGATCGCGTGTTTTTTTGCTTGCAGATTTTGGGGTAATAAATTGTTCGACATAGAGTCGAAAACCATCTTCGGTTGGGATACGTCCACCTGAGGTATGAGGCTGCTGAAGCAATCCTGCCTCCTCAAGGAGAGCGAACCAGTTACGAATCGTTGCAGAACTTACGCCCAAGTTATGACGCTCAACAAGCGCCTGAGACCCAACGGGTTCAGCGCTTGCAATATATTCTTCCGTCACGAGCTTGAGGAGCTGTAAGAGCTTAGCGTCCATTGTAATGAAGTAGCACTCTCAAGTGCTGAGTGCTAATGCAACTATAGACGTTCTCAAAAAGGGCGTCAAGAAGAAGCTCTTTGTAAGATTGACACAAGCATTACTGATCCTGCACAGTGACTATAGATCCGTTCTTTACAGGAGAAAACAGCATGCCCGCCGGTTCCCACGTTCTAACGACTACCGTTAGCGCTTCTGAATTTCTTCAGCTCGTACTGAAGGATATCGGTAATCACCAACAGGATACTTATGAAGACGAGTTCGTACTTCGAGAGCCTACCAATCTTGGAGGCGAGCGGGGTGACCGGTTTCGTCATCGTGTTACCTTGAAAGGCTCGTGGCAGTACAAGAAGTATCGAATCGCATTCATCACCGAAGAAGTGAAGCATAATCATCGATCCGAGGAATGGAGACCCTGTTACAAGGTCTCCGCGTTGCTCTTCGAGATGCCTCGCGATACCGGACTCAACGGATCGCTTTTTACTCAGGCGATCGTCTATCCCAAGGAGGACTGGCGCAAAGATCAGCCCTGTTCTTGGGAGAACGAGCTATTTCACATCACTCATGACAAAAACGGCGTCATCACTTGCAACAAGGGTAGTGAGCACCCTTTGTTCTACGAAGCCGTTCGGGATTGTTTGCATCCTCGTGACAGCATGGATTTCAGCCCTCTTCGCTACGAAGCTGACAAGACTCGCCTATTCGTCGACGCACTTAAAGCTCTTGCGAAAGACCGTATCAAGCAAGTCACCGCCACACCACCAGTGAGCGCCCAACCTGTTTCAGTCAACAACTGATGCTCAACTCTAAAAACCCGCCAAGAACACACAGTTCATGGCGGGTTTTCTGATTGGCGTGGCAGCGAACCCACCGCCCGCATTTTGTTTTTTTTGGATGGGCACCTCCCTTGTTCCAAGGGAGGGCTGAAACTAAAGTGGTCTCCCTTGAATACAAGGGAGATGCCTAACCATGTCTCGGTAAATAAATGTAGGCAGAGGGTTCGCAGTCTTGACACCCTATCTCGTTTCATGGAACGGGGTATCTAGCTATGCAATACAAAATTACGGATCGCCGACTCAAAGAACGCCGGCGCGAGTTAAGAAAAAATGCCACCAACGAAGAGCGTGACCTTTGGCACTATCTGCGTGGGCGAAAGCTGGGTGGCTACAAATTTCTTCGCCAATTTAGCATCAATCGATTTATCGTAGACTTCTACTGCGCACAATATCGTGTTGCTATCGAAATAGATGGATCACAGCATGCTAGTGATCAAGGCGCCACCTACGACGTAGAACGAACAGCCATCCTCTCTGAATTTGGCGTTACGACTATTCGCTTTACCAATAACGATATCAATAAACGCATCGGATACGTAATAAAAACTATTACCGATACCATCACCGAGGCCGCGAACTCATCCTCCAGCTCCTTCTCTTCTTCGAGAGAAGGAGAGCGACTGATTGAAGCCTCAGCATCAGTTCTCCCTTGAATACAAGGGAGATGTCTATCCATAAAAAATCAAAATGAGCTAGACAGAGGGTTCGCGGAGATATTTCTTCGCAATCCCCTTTTGCCCCACCTCTTGAAATCCAGGCAATGTAAAAGCGAATGAAATAATCTCAATGTCTTTCATCGCTTTTTCTTTTAGCATTTTTGAAACGTCGTGCATGATGGGGTCGAGTCCAAAAATAAAGACCTTTGTAACACCAGCAAAATCAGCTGTAAACAAGTTCTTCCAATAGACTTTGGCTTTTGGATGCTTGCGTAGGCGCCATTTGGTAATCAGAACCAGGACCGGATTCAGCTCGTAACCAATAACCGTCGCGCCACGCTTGGCACAAGCGAGGAGAATCTTTCCGTCACCAGAGCCTAGATCGATTATTGTGTCTTTATCTGTAATATCAACAAGGGTAAATGCATCATCGATATCGCGTTTGCGCACCGGAAAATACGGAGCACCAACGCCCACGCCTGCGACATAACGCAAGACAAGATAAAAAAACCACAATGATAAAATAAGTTTTAACCAGGTCCAGAGATAAAAGAGCGCTTGTTGTGACATATTATTTGTGAAGATATTGATCTCTCCAATTTCTAATAATGGATCTAAAGAAGAGACCACCGAAAGCCAGGGTAAAATTGAAGCCATAAAAAGCAGCTCTCATATCACCGGTTAAAACAGCCTCAATAGTTCCGTATACGAACATAAGAACGATGGCTGCCGCAAAACTGTTACCAATAAACAAAAGGGACTTCTCAATTTTTTTAAACTCTGTGGATTCTTTACGGTCTTTATCAAAGACAACGAAGGGCAAAGGCATCAAAACTTGTAGCAATAGAAAAATAAGTCCATAGATTGAATAATTAATGACTGGTATCGAGGACTTAATCAATGGCAAAAAGTACAATAAGACAATTAGCATCAATGGCAAATAACCGTTCAACAGCACATAAGACATCAACCAGGCAAAACCCTTCATGCGCCATGGCTTTAACAACCAATTAAGTCTTACAAACAGCCCTGTATAGCCCACAGCGAAAGCGAATAGTAGAATGTTCGCAAGAGCCGTAAGATCAAGATAAAAGAGTGCTTGTTGTGACATATTATTTGTGAAGATATTGATCTCTCCAGCCTTTGATGAGCTTTCCAAAGAACAATAAGGCAATAACAAGAGCAAGCTTAAAAGCAAACCGAGCTGTTTCATTTTCTCCAGATATACTTGCCGTGATACTAGAGTATCCAAATAAAAGGATAAGCCCTATGGCAACAACATCACCAATGTCTTTTAGAAGCTTTTCTACGGTTTTAAACTCAGTAGGTTCTTTGCGATCCTCATCTAGAAGAATAAATGGAAGAGGTATGAAAAACTGTACCAAAAGCACTAAAAGCCCGTATAACGAATAATCACGATACGTGATAGATGCTTTAAACGTAGCTGACAGTAATAACGACAACATTAATGCCAAAGGGATCAAGCCACTCACCAGTACATAAAATACCGTCCAAGCAAAATGATGCATGCGCCATGGTTTAAGTACCCAGTTCAATCTTGCAGACAATAAAGAATACCCAATAACCAATGCTAGGGGTAAGTAGAGCTCATTATTCATAACGCAATGCCTCAATAGGACTTAATTTTGCTGCGCGACGTGCAGGAAAAAAACCAAAGACGACACCAATAATTGTCGACACGCTAAATGAGAGAATGATGGCATCTGTTGGAAAAGCAAAGCTCCAACCAGCCTGATAGTTACCAAGTGCCGTAAGACCTAAGTAAGATAGACCTACCCCAATAACAATACCAATCAATCCACCAAGACCTGTTACAACAATAGCCTCAGCAAGAAATTGATTTAAGATATCTTTTGGCTTTGCTCCGATAGCTTTGCGTAAACCAATTTCGCTTGTACGCTCCGTAACCGTCACATACATGATGTTCATAATACCAATACCACCAACAAGTAGCGAGATCGCTGCAATAGAGCCAAGCAATACCTGTAAGATCAAACCAATTTGCCCAGCATTTTTTGCTGCATCTTCTTGCGCGCCTAAGCGAAAATCATCTTTTGCGAGATCATCTTCATAATTATCTATATTGTGATTTTCTCGTAAAACTTCGCGAATACGATCCTTTGTTTGGTTGATCCCTAAGCCAGTTTTCATGGCGATAAAGTCTACATTTTTACGATTATAGGCATCCATCGCTGTAGAAACCGGGATATATACTTGATCATCAACATTTGTAAAAAAACGAGTACCACCCTTCTCCATAACACCAACAACACGATAACTTCTTTTGCCAATTTTTACTGTCTTGCCTATAGGCTCACTATTTGCGAATAAATCCAAAGCAACCGCACGTCCTAAAACGATAACACGCGCTCGTCCATCTACGTCACTCTCTTCGATAAATCGCCCTGTCTCCGGCCGATCTGGATACACATCAAGCGATGCTTGCGTAACACCGTTAAGCGATACACGTCTTGAACGTCCTTCGAACGTTGCGAGATCAGACTGAATGATAAATGGCTCAACAACATTAAGCCAAGAAACTTTTCTTAATGAATCAACGTCTTTATCTGTTAGGGATTTTTTCTGTGTAGGACTTGGAGGTCCGCCTCTTTCCGCACCGCGACCATTTTGAGCAAAAATAAGATCTGAGCTAAATGAACTTGCAATCTGACTCAATAAAAAACGCTCAGCCGCTTGCCCGATCGAAAGCATGAGAATGACGGACATGATACCAATCACAAGACCCAACATGGTTAATGCTGTTCTACTTTTGTTGCGCGTTAAACTTGAAAACGCTACTGGGATAATATCTCGGATCTTCATACTAATCTTTTCTTAATGCCTCAATTGGTCGTAGTTTTGATGCTTGTTTCGCTGGCGCATATCCAAATAAAATTCCAACTCCGGCAGAGACAAAGAAACCAAGCAAAATACCATTGGTAGATACGCTAAACGTCCAACCGTCTTGTACGTTTGAGATGCCCTTTATCGCAAGCCATGTAGCACCAATACCCAAAACGACACCTACGATACCACTTAATGCCGTTAGCACGACGGCTTCCATCAGGAATTGTCCCAATACGTCTCGATTCTTCGCTCCCAATGCCTTTCTCAAGCCGATTTCACGGGTACGCTCAGTTACACTGACGTACATAATATTCATAATCCCAATACCACCAACAAGTAATGAGATTGCAGCCACAGAAGAGAGAAAAATACTTAAGATATCCGTAATCTGCGAAACAGATTGCACGGATTCATCCATTGTCTCCATAAAGAAATCATCATTATCACCTTCTCTTAAGCGATGTGTTTCTCTCATTAGTTCTGTTACACGATATACCGTCTCATTTTGAGAAATACCATTTGGTTGAACAATGATATAGGTCATGTATTTTTGACCATACAAATCGAGCGCTGAGGTAACCGGAACATACACAGACTTATCAAGGTTTGTGAAAGCGCGTGATCCAGACTCAACAACAACACCAATAACACGATAGTTTTGATTATTGATCTTTACTGAATTACCTACTGCCTGTTCATCACCAAAAATCGTTTTTGCTACTTCATGTCCTAGGACAACAACACGACTTCTCCCTTCAACATCAGAAACATCAAAAAAACCACCTTCTTTAAAAGTAAGATCGTAAAGCTCTGCTTCATCTGGAGATGTACCCGTAACTTGAACAGTAATGTCTTCACCTCTACCGGTTACGAGATCGTTTGTGATAACCAGGGGCAAGACATAGCGAAGCCATGTTTGATCTTTTAATTTTTTACTGTCCGCGTAAGTAAGTGAGGGCGTAGCAAATACCTGATCTGGTGAGTTCGCTAGCTCTTTGTCACCGTTCTGTAGAAAAATTAGATCTGTTCCAAGTGAATTTATTTGACCAAGGATTGAATGTTGTGCCGCTTCACCGATTGAAAGGACCAAGATAACCGAAAGAATACCAATCACAATACCGAGCATCGTTAATACGGTGCGTCCTTTATTGCGCGTTAAGCTTTGCAACGCACTTAAAAAGAGATCTCGGATTCGCATGGTTATTTTGAGTATTCTGATCCTAACTGGATACGGTTCTTCACAACTTCATCTCCTACAACTAATCCATCCTTCATAGTGATGATACGCTCTGCGTATTGCGCCGTTGTTTTTTCGTGTGTCACAAGAATAATGGTATGACCGTGACGCATATTTAACTCAAGTAATGTATCCATCACAATTTTGCCTGACTTCGAATCAAGGTTACCCGTAGGCTCATCAGCAAAGATGACCGCTGGCTTGCGAACGAGTGTGCGCGCAATTGCAACACGCTGACGCTCACCACCAGAAAGCTGGTTAGAAAGATTATTTGCACGGTGCTCAAGACCTACAAGCTTAATTGCCTCCATGGCTAACGCTGTACGGTCTTTTACTGGTACATCCGAATAGAGCAACGGCAACATTACGTTTTCAAGCACACTTGTCTTAGGTAAGAGATTAAATGCTTGAAAAATAAAGCCGACTCTTTCACCACGCACCACAGCCTGTTCGTCTTCATCAAAGGTGGAGATTTCTTCACCGTCAAAGTAGTACTTACCGGTTGTTAACGTGTCGAGAAAACCCAAGATATGCATGAAGGTTGATTTACCAGATCCCGAAGGTCCCATAATGGCAACAAATTGCCCTTTTGGAACCTCAAGGTTTACACCATGCAATACCGGAGTTTTTGCACCATCCGTCTCGTAGGTCTTCGTGAGGTCTACGACCTTAATGAGAGCAGACATAGTTATTTTTGTTCTTCGTTTTTATTCTCAAAACGCATGTCGTCCGCGAGGTTTTTATACTCTTCTGCTGTTACTTCGCGAAGCAAGATACGATCGCCGGCATTTAATCCGCTAAGAACCTCGCTCTTACCTTCGTCAGCGCGTAAACCGGTGACAACTTCTTTTTCATTGATGGATGAGCCATCGATTACACGTGCCGTTTTCTTATTATTTGCATCACGTAACGAACGAGATGGAACAAAGAGTGCATCTGTACGTGAAGCTGTTGTGATAATCAAGTTTGCTGTCATACCTGGCTTTACATCTTTATCACCAATATCAATGGTAGCGTATACTTTGTAATAGATCGCATCTTGGACTTTTGTTTGATCAGCGTTCTCGCCAACAATTTTCCCTTTGAATTTTACGCTATCACCATAGGCATCAAGAGTGATTTCTACTTCTTGATTTACATCAACAATGGTCACATCAGATTCTGGGACAAGTGCTTCGATACCATAGCCTTCGGTGCTTACCATACGAATAACCGCAGCACTTTGATTGACGAGCTCGCCTGTTGTAGGAACAACATCAGTAATAACACCATCCGCTGGAGCAATGATTTGTGCATCAGAAAGACGTTCAGATGCTTGCGCGTAGGCAGTTTGCGCATCTAATACCGCTGCACGAAGACCAGCTACATCTACGGCACGAGGACCGGCAATACGCGCATCAAGATTTGCTTGAGCGGAGTTGAGAGCCGCTTGCTGAATCATGACATTTGTTTCAGCAGTCTTTACCTTATTGATACGATTACGATCTGCAATCGAAAGATTTGCTTCTGCTTGTTTAAATGCCGCTTCAAGTTGTGCTTTTGATGTTGTGATGGAATAGGTCGCTGAACGATACCCTTCTACAGCACCTGCTACTGAACCGAGCTGTGCACTTACTGCTGTACGCTGCCCATCAATACTAGAACGTTTAGCCGCCAAAGAAGCCTCGGTTAAATACGCGTTTGTGATGGAGGCGTTTAGCACACGCTGAACAGAATCAAGATATTCTTGTGTTTTTTCGATAGCATCTTGTGTTTTGTCACCAGTGGCTTCAAATACGCTTGGCGCATCAGTATCATTTAAGGACGCAATTGCCGATTCTGCTGACTTAAAAGCAATTTTTGCCGCTTCATACTGATACTTGGCTGTTTCTTTTGATAATGAATCTGAAATACCTAAGACATTTTCATAATTGTCATTTGCTGCTGCATTATCAACACCAATAATTTCGTCACCCGCAGAAAGACCTGAGCGCATGGTGCCGAGCGATGCTTTCATTGCACTCACAAGAGCAACTCTTGCAGAGATAACCGATTGGTCAGCTGTAGCACCTCCGCTCGTAATATCGGATGATGCTTTATCGTAAGAAATTTGCGCTAAACGAAATTCGTCCTCTACGCTTTGTTTTGTAAGGTTTAAATCAACAATAGACTTATCATAGGATGCCTTTGCCTGATCTACTGACGCTTGTGCGATAGCAATAGACTCTTTTGTTTCTCCAGCAAGACGTGCATTAAGATTTGCCTCAGCGATCGCTAATGCAGCACGAGCACGCTCAGCACTAAAACGAAGGTCGCGTGATTCTAGCTCAGCGAGTAAATCGCCACGCTTTACCTTTTGACCAACTTTTACCGCAACACGGTTAAGCGTGCCTGAGCTCTTAAAACCCAAACTTAAACGCAAATCAGGCTTTACTTCTCCTGTCACTTCTACAGTGCGAACAAGGTTACCTTTTTCAGCTTTTGCCGTTTCGTAAAATACTGAATTTGACCCACCACGACCAAAGAAAAGCCAGCCAAAGAAAACGATGGCGAGTACAATATAGGTCCACTTGTTTTTCAACAGATTCTTCAAGAAATTCATAGGGTTAGTTTACACGTTTTTTAGCGCTTGCGCGATACGGTCAGAAAAAGAAGCCACCATCTCTTGGAGCGAGGAGGCAGGCAAGATCACAAGAGGTCCGTCACCGTTTTGCATTAAGACAATACGATCACCTGACTTAAAGCCAAGCTTCTCTCTCATTTCTTTTGGGATAACGATTTGTCCTCTTTCTCCCAAAACAGCTGCTCCAACGAGCGCATCCTTCGGGTTAAAGGGGCAAATATCCCCTTTCTTCGATGGTTTCTTTATCATAATTT from Candidatus Nomurabacteria bacterium includes:
- a CDS encoding Hsp20/alpha crystallin family protein; this translates as MSLIKWSPFFEPFEGMDKALDEMRSLQTAQGVGIVPPVDMYETEHTIVVETPVPGVDPGKIEVTVDNGILTIKGTTERKTEVEDKNYYRKEVRQGMVFRQIALPAQAQHENAEASFENGILKVTVPKLLQESKSIKIDVKKN
- a CDS encoding nucleotide exchange factor GrpE translates to MEEQQNEHPQDPEIDPFTPPASSVGMTDEAKCEKCEEYLDGWKRAQADYQNLKREADKEKGQFVKYANERLLEELLPAIDQYAMVLKYQPSTESLDDEQKKQWENWLIGVKAVWTNWEHVMQSTGLSLIEADKVFDPQRHEAVGTEESKDVASGEIIRITQDGWMLNGKVLRPAKVIIAK
- a CDS encoding endonuclease domain-containing protein — protein: MQYKITDRRLKERRRELRKNATNEERDLWHYLRGRKLGGYKFLRQFSINRFIVDFYCAQYRVAIEIDGSQHASDQGATYDVERTAILSEFGVTTIRFTNNDINKRIGYVIKTITDTITEAANSSSSSFSSSREGERLIEASASVLP
- a CDS encoding ABC transporter permease; translation: MKIRDIIPVAFSSLTRNKSRTALTMLGLVIGIMSVILMLSIGQAAERFLLSQIASSFSSDLIFAQNGRGAERGGPPSPTQKKSLTDKDVDSLRKVSWLNVVEPFIIQSDLATFEGRSRRVSLNGVTQASLDVYPDRPETGRFIEESDVDGRARVIVLGRAVALDLFANSEPIGKTVKIGKRSYRVVGVMEKGGTRFFTNVDDQVYIPVSTAMDAYNRKNVDFIAMKTGLGINQTKDRIREVLRENHNIDNYEDDLAKDDFRLGAQEDAAKNAGQIGLILQVLLGSIAAISLLVGGIGIMNIMYVTVTERTSEIGLRKAIGAKPKDILNQFLAEAIVVTGLGGLIGIVIGVGLSYLGLTALGNYQAGWSFAFPTDAIILSFSVSTIIGVVFGFFPARRAAKLSPIEALRYE
- a CDS encoding ABC transporter permease; amino-acid sequence: MRIRDLFLSALQSLTRNKGRTVLTMLGIVIGILSVILVLSIGEAAQHSILGQINSLGTDLIFLQNGDKELANSPDQVFATPSLTYADSKKLKDQTWLRYVLPLVITNDLVTGRGEDITVQVTGTSPDEAELYDLTFKEGGFFDVSDVEGRSRVVVLGHEVAKTIFGDEQAVGNSVKINNQNYRVIGVVVESGSRAFTNLDKSVYVPVTSALDLYGQKYMTYIIVQPNGISQNETVYRVTELMRETHRLREGDNDDFFMETMDESVQSVSQITDILSIFLSSVAAISLLVGGIGIMNIMYVSVTERTREIGLRKALGAKNRDVLGQFLMEAVVLTALSGIVGVVLGIGATWLAIKGISNVQDGWTFSVSTNGILLGFFVSAGVGILFGYAPAKQASKLRPIEALRKD
- a CDS encoding ABC transporter ATP-binding protein, whose translation is MSALIKVVDLTKTYETDGAKTPVLHGVNLEVPKGQFVAIMGPSGSGKSTFMHILGFLDTLTTGKYYFDGEEISTFDEDEQAVVRGERVGFIFQAFNLLPKTSVLENVMLPLLYSDVPVKDRTALAMEAIKLVGLEHRANNLSNQLSGGERQRVAIARTLVRKPAVIFADEPTGNLDSKSGKIVMDTLLELNMRHGHTIILVTHEKTTAQYAERIITMKDGLVVGDEVVKNRIQLGSEYSK
- a CDS encoding efflux RND transporter periplasmic adaptor subunit; the protein is MNFLKNLLKNKWTYIVLAIVFFGWLFFGRGGSNSVFYETAKAEKGNLVRTVEVTGEVKPDLRLSLGFKSSGTLNRVAVKVGQKVKRGDLLAELESRDLRFSAERARAALAIAEANLNARLAGETKESIAIAQASVDQAKASYDKSIVDLNLTKQSVEDEFRLAQISYDKASSDITSGGATADQSVISARVALVSAMKASLGTMRSGLSAGDEIIGVDNAAANDNYENVLGISDSLSKETAKYQYEAAKIAFKSAESAIASLNDTDAPSVFEATGDKTQDAIEKTQEYLDSVQRVLNASITNAYLTEASLAAKRSSIDGQRTAVSAQLGSVAGAVEGYRSATYSITTSKAQLEAAFKQAEANLSIADRNRINKVKTAETNVMIQQAALNSAQANLDARIAGPRAVDVAGLRAAVLDAQTAYAQASERLSDAQIIAPADGVITDVVPTTGELVNQSAAVIRMVSTEGYGIEALVPESDVTIVDVNQEVEITLDAYGDSVKFKGKIVGENADQTKVQDAIYYKVYATIDIGDKDVKPGMTANLIITTASRTDALFVPSRSLRDANNKKTARVIDGSSINEKEVVTGLRADEGKSEVLSGLNAGDRILLREVTAEEYKNLADDMRFENKNEEQK
- a CDS encoding AbrB/MazE/SpoVT family DNA-binding domain-containing protein; its protein translation is MIKKPSKKGDICPFNPKDALVGAAVLGERGQIVIPKEMREKLGFKSGDRIVLMQNGDGPLVILPASSLQEMVASFSDRIAQALKNV